The following proteins are encoded in a genomic region of Magnolia sinica isolate HGM2019 chromosome 1, MsV1, whole genome shotgun sequence:
- the LOC131256001 gene encoding transcription factor HY5 isoform X2 gives MQDQATNSLPSSSERSSSSALQMEMKEGLESDDEIRRVPEIGSEQAGPSTSGREAGSVAGTDRAQASTEPGQRKRGRTPADKEHKRLKRLLRNRVSAQQARERKKAYLNELEVKVKDLETKNSELEERLSTLQNENQMLRHILKNTTVSRRGGTSSANEASM, from the exons atgcaagatcaagcTACAAATTCGCTGCCCTCGAGCAGCGAGAGATCTTCGAGCTCCGCTCTTCAGATGGAAATGAAAGAAG GGCTCGAAAGCGACGACGAGATAAGAAGAGTGCCGGAAATCGGCAGCGAACAAGCCGGTCCGTCGACGTCCGGCCGGGAAGCCGGTTCGGTTGCTGGGACGGACCGGGCACAGGCCTCAACCGAACCGGGCCAAAGAAAGAGGGGGAGAACCCCAGCTGACAAGGAACACAAGCGCTTGAAAAG GCTGCTTAGGAACAGAGTCTCAGCTCAGCAAGCGAGGGAAAGAAAGAAGGCCTACTTAAATGAGCTGGAGGTGAAGGTTAAGGACTTAGAGACCAAGAACTCTGAGCTTGAAGAGAGACTCTCCACGTTGCAAAATGAGAACCAGATGCTTAGACAT ATATTGAAGAATACTACAGTTAGTAGGAGAGGAGGAACTAGCAGTGCCAATGAAGCGTCCATGTGA
- the LOC131256001 gene encoding transcription factor HY5 isoform X1: MQDQATNSLPSSSERSSSSALQMEMKEGEGLESDDEIRRVPEIGSEQAGPSTSGREAGSVAGTDRAQASTEPGQRKRGRTPADKEHKRLKRLLRNRVSAQQARERKKAYLNELEVKVKDLETKNSELEERLSTLQNENQMLRHILKNTTVSRRGGTSSANEASM, translated from the exons atgcaagatcaagcTACAAATTCGCTGCCCTCGAGCAGCGAGAGATCTTCGAGCTCCGCTCTTCAGATGGAAATGAAAGAAG gaGAAGGGCTCGAAAGCGACGACGAGATAAGAAGAGTGCCGGAAATCGGCAGCGAACAAGCCGGTCCGTCGACGTCCGGCCGGGAAGCCGGTTCGGTTGCTGGGACGGACCGGGCACAGGCCTCAACCGAACCGGGCCAAAGAAAGAGGGGGAGAACCCCAGCTGACAAGGAACACAAGCGCTTGAAAAG GCTGCTTAGGAACAGAGTCTCAGCTCAGCAAGCGAGGGAAAGAAAGAAGGCCTACTTAAATGAGCTGGAGGTGAAGGTTAAGGACTTAGAGACCAAGAACTCTGAGCTTGAAGAGAGACTCTCCACGTTGCAAAATGAGAACCAGATGCTTAGACAT ATATTGAAGAATACTACAGTTAGTAGGAGAGGAGGAACTAGCAGTGCCAATGAAGCGTCCATGTGA